In Candidatus Saccharimonadales bacterium, the following proteins share a genomic window:
- a CDS encoding ribonuclease J codes for MNTKFSQNDNRRRPDDKRPKGNNRVPNDVVRKRDDGLVNAQIRRGEAQRAVRRNTENVQLRASQHVIEAVPVNKSTFNGYQGTQYTLNSARRANRLPLAAEPTLKIIPLGGVGEMGIGKNMMALEYGNDIIVMDMGFLFPGEGYPGINYIIPDTRYLEERKHKIRAHIFTHAHLDHIGAFRHIVHKIPAPVWATKFTVGMLEKTMQDATSGYNPQFNLLNPEAHERVQLCDSFSIELVRVNHSIPDSTAVVVRTPVGVIVNMGDWR; via the coding sequence GTGAATACGAAATTTTCGCAAAACGACAATCGTCGGCGACCTGACGATAAACGGCCGAAAGGCAATAATCGGGTACCGAACGATGTCGTGCGTAAACGTGACGATGGTCTCGTTAACGCTCAAATACGGCGCGGCGAAGCTCAGCGAGCCGTCCGGCGCAATACTGAAAACGTCCAACTACGTGCTTCGCAGCATGTCATTGAGGCGGTTCCCGTCAACAAGTCAACTTTTAACGGTTACCAGGGGACACAGTACACTCTTAATAGCGCTCGGCGGGCCAATAGACTTCCGCTAGCCGCTGAGCCGACCCTTAAAATAATTCCTCTTGGTGGAGTAGGGGAGATGGGTATCGGCAAGAACATGATGGCCCTCGAATATGGCAATGACATCATTGTCATGGATATGGGTTTCCTCTTTCCAGGAGAAGGGTATCCCGGCATCAACTATATAATCCCTGACACCAGGTACCTTGAGGAGCGCAAGCACAAAATTCGTGCTCACATCTTTACTCACGCTCACCTTGACCACATCGGAGCTTTTAGACACATCGTTCACAAGATTCCCGCACCAGTTTGGGCAACCAAGTTTACTGTCGGGATGCTTGAAAAGACAATGCAGGATGCCACTAGTGGCTATAATCCACAGTTCAACCTACTCAATCCCGAGGCTCACGAACGAGTACAGCTCTGTGATAGCTTTTCGATTGAACTGGTCCGTGTCAATCACTCCATACCCGACTCGACTGCTGTCGTTGTCCGGACACCCGTTGGAGTCATCGTTAATATGGGTGACTGGCGGT
- a CDS encoding uracil-DNA glycosylase produces the protein MTAADKATKEDKQARLEQIKADIIANNVCPDLAKQATNLVLGDGDPDAEIVFIGEAPGKNEDLQGVPFVGAAGKFLNEMLESIGLKRENVYITNTVKYRPPNNRDPLPEEKQEFLPYLQHQLAVIQPLLIVPLGKHAAQTFLPGMAISQVHGQPKRVHGLVILPLFHPAAALYNGGMRQTLLGDFKKIPKVLELIKQERIST, from the coding sequence ATGACGGCTGCGGATAAAGCAACGAAAGAAGATAAACAGGCGCGCCTTGAGCAGATAAAGGCAGATATTATTGCTAATAATGTCTGCCCAGATCTGGCCAAGCAGGCCACGAACCTTGTATTAGGCGACGGTGACCCAGATGCTGAGATCGTCTTCATCGGCGAAGCACCTGGTAAGAACGAAGACCTCCAAGGCGTTCCCTTTGTAGGAGCCGCCGGCAAGTTCTTAAACGAGATGCTAGAGAGTATTGGTCTCAAAAGAGAGAACGTATACATTACCAATACTGTTAAGTATCGTCCACCGAATAATCGTGATCCGCTCCCAGAGGAGAAGCAAGAATTTCTGCCATATTTACAGCATCAATTAGCAGTTATCCAGCCGCTTCTAATCGTGCCGCTTGGCAAGCACGCCGCCCAGACGTTCTTGCCAGGCATGGCGATCAGCCAGGTCCACGGCCAACCAAAACGAGTCCATGGCCTGGTCATCCTGCCGCTCTTTCATCCAGCTGCTGCCCTCTACAACGGAGGCATGCGCCAGACCCTTCTGGGTGATTTTAAAAAGATTCCAAAAGTATTAGAACTCATAAAACAGGAAAGGATATCAACTTAA